Proteins encoded by one window of Salmonirosea aquatica:
- a CDS encoding sialate O-acetylesterase, with amino-acid sequence MGKKLTASLLLVFLTVTLASAQLKVARIFGDHMVLQREKPVQVWGWATKGDKVDLTFNQQKVSAKADANGKWMAQLPAMPAGGPYELVIKSKKEEVKLTDILVGEVWLLSGQSNMEWRVKNADSAKIEMARANYPTIRHFEVAHELAFEPQKDLNAGDWKIASPTTVGDFSAVGYFFARDIVQELGVPVGLIHSSWGGSQVEGWISEKAMSESEVLNYYPKTMARSWDEDGQKQEKKLIDQAYGSADFDIKSIDESKYLVLGFDYGSWKLKVNPQGQWMWQGVGGYRGTAYVQRTVEVPAELANVETTLNFGRNTGDLDFYVNDKKVFEGTFNDPIELKLPAGTWKPGENSLLIKLGPNREPAWFGMGFMGTPADFSVKGAGRSIPLVDAPWRMMPSWQSPRTYDHFMNNVGTTIYNAMIAPLVPYTIAGALWYQGESNAGRAYQYRKSFPLLIESWRKDWGYEFPFLFVQLATYGPFQNSNQGSDWAELREAQTMTLSLPKTGMAVTTDIGNPNDIHPTNKQDVGHRLALSALKVAYGKDDVVASGPTVKDVEFKDGKAIVTFDHIEHGITIRDKYGYIKGFEIAGPSKNFVYARAYVQDGKVIVSSAMVPDPVAVRFGWANSPLDNNLFNADGLPAVPFRTDDWVGVTEGGKFQ; translated from the coding sequence ATGGGAAAGAAACTAACGGCCTCGCTACTTCTTGTTTTCCTCACCGTTACCTTGGCGTCGGCCCAACTGAAAGTGGCGCGCATCTTCGGCGACCACATGGTACTCCAGCGCGAAAAACCCGTGCAGGTATGGGGCTGGGCAACCAAAGGCGATAAAGTAGACCTGACCTTCAACCAGCAAAAGGTATCTGCCAAGGCCGATGCCAACGGCAAATGGATGGCCCAGCTACCCGCCATGCCCGCCGGAGGACCGTACGAGCTGGTGATAAAATCGAAAAAAGAAGAGGTAAAACTGACTGATATTCTGGTTGGCGAGGTGTGGCTACTCTCGGGTCAGTCGAACATGGAGTGGCGGGTGAAGAATGCCGATAGTGCCAAAATCGAAATGGCGCGGGCCAACTACCCCACCATCCGGCACTTTGAAGTAGCACACGAACTGGCCTTTGAACCGCAGAAGGATTTGAATGCGGGCGACTGGAAAATCGCTTCCCCGACTACGGTGGGCGATTTCTCGGCGGTAGGGTACTTTTTTGCGCGGGATATTGTCCAGGAACTGGGGGTACCCGTGGGCCTGATCCATTCGTCCTGGGGAGGCTCGCAGGTGGAAGGCTGGATCAGCGAAAAAGCCATGAGCGAATCGGAAGTACTCAACTACTACCCCAAAACGATGGCCCGCTCGTGGGATGAAGACGGCCAGAAACAGGAAAAGAAACTCATCGACCAGGCCTACGGATCGGCTGATTTTGATATAAAATCCATAGACGAAAGCAAGTACCTGGTTCTGGGCTTTGACTATGGCTCGTGGAAACTGAAAGTAAATCCACAAGGCCAATGGATGTGGCAGGGCGTTGGTGGGTACCGGGGTACCGCCTACGTGCAACGCACGGTGGAGGTACCTGCGGAACTGGCGAATGTGGAAACGACCCTGAATTTTGGTCGAAACACCGGCGATCTGGATTTCTATGTCAACGATAAAAAGGTGTTCGAAGGTACCTTCAACGACCCGATCGAACTAAAACTCCCCGCGGGTACCTGGAAGCCGGGCGAAAACTCGCTGCTCATCAAACTCGGCCCCAATCGCGAGCCTGCCTGGTTTGGCATGGGGTTCATGGGTACCCCCGCCGATTTTTCGGTCAAGGGCGCGGGCCGCAGTATTCCGCTGGTGGATGCTCCGTGGCGCATGATGCCTTCCTGGCAGTCGCCGCGTACCTACGATCATTTCATGAACAACGTAGGTACCACCATTTACAACGCCATGATCGCTCCGCTGGTACCCTACACCATCGCCGGTGCGCTCTGGTACCAGGGCGAGAGCAACGCCGGGCGGGCCTACCAGTACCGTAAGTCGTTCCCGCTGCTGATCGAGAGCTGGCGCAAGGACTGGGGCTATGAGTTTCCTTTCCTGTTCGTGCAGTTGGCTACCTACGGACCTTTCCAGAACAGTAACCAGGGCAGCGATTGGGCCGAACTCCGCGAAGCCCAGACTATGACCCTCAGCCTACCCAAAACCGGCATGGCCGTCACAACCGACATCGGCAATCCCAATGATATTCACCCTACCAACAAGCAGGATGTAGGCCACCGCCTGGCGCTGTCGGCGCTGAAAGTGGCCTATGGGAAAGACGATGTGGTAGCCAGCGGACCTACGGTTAAGGATGTGGAGTTCAAAGATGGTAAGGCGATTGTTACCTTCGATCATATTGAGCACGGCATCACCATTCGTGACAAGTACGGCTACATCAAGGGCTTCGAGATAGCCGGACCGAGTAAAAACTTCGTATACGCCAGAGCCTATGTACAGGATGGCAAAGTGATCGTTTCGAGTGCGATGGTACCTGATCCCGTAGCCGTACGCTTCGGCTGGGCTAACTCGCCCCTAGACAATAACCTGTTTAATGCCGACGGCCTACCCGCCGTACCCTTTCGGACGGATGATTGGGTAGGTGTGACGGAGGGAGGGAAGTTTCAGTAG
- a CDS encoding UDP-N-acetylmuramate--L-alanine ligase: MSQQKIHFISIGGSVMHNLALELQRKGFLVSGSDDEIYEPSRSRLAERDLLPAEMGWFPEKITADLDSVILGMHARADNPELLRARELGLNIYSYPEFIFEQSIDKQRVVIAGSHGKTTITSMILHVLRHSQRVFNYLVGAQLDGFDTMVRLDADAPMIIIEGDEYFTSPEDPTPKFLHYQPHIALVSGIAWDHFNVYPTWESYVKQFELLADSLPRAGVMVFDETDNMLDVIGQKEITDVTKIPYEAHRYKVVNGHTYLITKTQGEVPLYVFGEHNMKNISGARAVCERLGVSDEEFYRAIQTFKGAAKRLELLAKGPTTNAYRDFAHAPSKVEATTQAVKEQFPKRRLIACTELHTFSSLNKTFLKQYRHKLEAADVAVVFYSPETVEHKRLEPISEDDIRAAFKRNDLLIFTEPLVLHSYLKAQNWANTNLLMMSSGTFGGLDLKALAQELV; this comes from the coding sequence ATGAGTCAACAAAAAATACATTTCATTTCCATCGGCGGCAGCGTGATGCACAATCTGGCCCTCGAACTCCAGCGTAAGGGTTTCTTAGTAAGCGGTTCTGATGACGAAATCTACGAACCATCGCGCAGCCGGCTGGCCGAGCGGGATTTGCTACCCGCGGAGATGGGCTGGTTCCCTGAGAAAATCACGGCGGACCTGGATTCGGTGATTCTGGGGATGCACGCCCGCGCTGATAATCCCGAGCTCTTGCGGGCTCGCGAACTGGGACTGAATATTTATTCCTACCCCGAATTCATTTTTGAGCAAAGCATCGACAAGCAACGCGTGGTGATTGCGGGCAGTCATGGCAAAACCACCATTACCTCCATGATCCTGCACGTGCTGCGGCATAGTCAGCGCGTGTTCAACTACCTGGTGGGCGCGCAACTCGATGGCTTCGACACCATGGTACGGCTGGACGCCGACGCCCCGATGATCATCATCGAAGGCGACGAGTATTTTACTTCGCCCGAAGACCCGACCCCCAAATTCCTCCATTACCAGCCGCACATCGCGCTGGTGAGCGGCATCGCCTGGGATCATTTCAATGTGTACCCGACCTGGGAATCGTACGTGAAGCAGTTCGAGCTTCTGGCCGATTCGCTGCCCCGGGCGGGCGTGATGGTTTTTGACGAAACCGACAATATGCTGGATGTCATCGGCCAAAAGGAAATTACTGACGTAACCAAAATTCCTTACGAAGCACATCGCTACAAGGTAGTCAACGGGCATACCTACCTGATTACCAAGACCCAGGGCGAGGTACCTTTGTACGTATTTGGGGAGCATAATATGAAGAACATCAGCGGGGCCAGAGCGGTTTGCGAACGCCTGGGCGTATCGGATGAAGAATTTTACCGCGCCATCCAGACCTTTAAAGGTGCCGCCAAACGGCTGGAACTTTTAGCCAAAGGTCCTACTACCAACGCCTACCGCGATTTTGCCCATGCCCCCTCCAAAGTAGAGGCCACTACGCAGGCCGTGAAGGAACAGTTTCCGAAACGCAGGTTGATTGCCTGCACCGAACTCCACACGTTCAGCAGCCTGAATAAGACGTTCCTGAAGCAGTACCGCCATAAGCTGGAAGCTGCCGACGTGGCCGTGGTATTTTATAGCCCCGAAACCGTGGAGCACAAACGTCTGGAACCCATCTCGGAGGACGATATCCGGGCGGCTTTCAAACGAAACGATCTGCTCATTTTTACCGAACCGCTGGTACTACACTCCTACCTGAAAGCGCAGAACTGGGCCAATACCAACCTGCTGATGATGAGCTCAGGTACCTTCGGCGGGCTTGATCTGAAAGCACTGGCGCAGGAGTTAGTTTAG
- a CDS encoding DUF4145 domain-containing protein produces the protein MEILLTQEKVKRSVIKNKKRRRLNLHDRIVEYQKKNSQIAEYLLAIKWIGNTGSHVGTLSQTDILDAYELLDFSLRKLYDNNEQTLNKMIKEINKRKGTRKK, from the coding sequence ATCGAAATACTTCTAACCCAAGAAAAGGTAAAAAGGAGCGTTATAAAAAACAAAAAGAGGAGAAGACTGAACTTGCACGATAGAATTGTTGAGTATCAGAAGAAAAATAGCCAGATAGCTGAATACCTGTTAGCTATAAAGTGGATTGGAAATACGGGTAGCCATGTAGGCACGTTGAGTCAAACAGATATACTTGATGCTTATGAATTACTTGATTTTTCATTGCGTAAGTTGTACGACAACAATGAACAGACGTTAAATAAAATGATAAAAGAGATCAACAAGCGAAAAGGGACTAGAAAAAAATAG
- a CDS encoding nucleotidyltransferase family protein produces MTSKEYILKILKSNKPKLVNSGIRDVGLFGSYVRSEQKYDSDIDILLDFEPGKENFDNYMEACELLENLFKNEKIEVVTKNGLSPYIGPAVLKEVVYA; encoded by the coding sequence ATGACTTCCAAGGAATACATATTAAAGATCCTAAAATCGAACAAACCCAAACTTGTAAATTCAGGTATCAGGGATGTTGGGTTATTTGGATCGTACGTGCGCAGCGAGCAAAAGTACGACAGTGATATTGATATTTTGCTGGACTTTGAGCCGGGCAAAGAAAACTTTGATAACTATATGGAGGCGTGTGAACTGCTCGAAAATCTTTTTAAGAATGAAAAAATTGAGGTAGTTACTAAGAATGGGTTGAGCCCTTACATTGGTCCTGCCGTACTGAAGGAAGTGGTATATGCTTAA
- a CDS encoding class I SAM-dependent DNA methyltransferase, which produces MKKESLEPDYFEEIYAKSDDPWGFASREYELHKYFDTLMHLPRKHYASAFEPGCSIGVLSGMLAPRVDRLLSVDVSEKALAQARRRNADKPTITFRNMQFPRHKPEQTFDLILLSEVAYYWGDTEFDQARDQVLTLLEPGGDLVLVHWTPFVDDYPLTGDEVHDRFIRFSQHTSTLQHLEGKREATYRLDVFRKA; this is translated from the coding sequence ATGAAAAAAGAATCGCTGGAACCCGACTACTTTGAAGAAATCTACGCCAAGTCCGACGACCCCTGGGGTTTTGCCAGCCGGGAATACGAACTACATAAGTACTTCGATACGCTGATGCACTTACCCCGCAAGCATTACGCCTCGGCCTTCGAGCCGGGCTGCTCCATTGGGGTACTTTCGGGTATGCTGGCACCCCGCGTTGATCGGCTGCTTTCGGTGGATGTGAGCGAGAAGGCCCTCGCCCAGGCCCGCCGGCGCAATGCGGACAAGCCCACTATTACTTTCAGAAACATGCAGTTTCCCCGTCATAAACCCGAACAAACGTTCGATCTTATTCTGCTTTCCGAAGTGGCTTACTATTGGGGAGATACTGAATTCGATCAGGCCCGCGACCAGGTACTGACCCTGCTGGAGCCGGGTGGCGACCTGGTGCTGGTGCACTGGACCCCCTTCGTGGACGACTACCCGCTCACAGGCGACGAAGTGCACGATCGTTTTATTCGGTTTTCCCAGCACACTTCCACGCTTCAGCATCTTGAAGGCAAGCGGGAGGCTACCTACCGACTCGATGTGTTTCGCAAGGCTTAG
- a CDS encoding M24 family metallopeptidase — protein sequence MRFFIVDGLRKVAPQFEYVSGDPVTVPCRLIKSATELALMQKATDITVAAMKIGISSLKEGMAPSEFSEIVATAHRKLGAVNDFAMANFAEASAFPHGSTQPQKLKKGDVVLMDCGCLVQGYASDISRTIVFGAEPTARQLEIWNLEKKAQLAGFAAAQLGAPCESVDAAARKVLTDAGFGPGYKLPGLPHRTGHGIGMEGHEWGYIVKGNQLPLQPGMCFSIEPNISIVGEFGVRHEDCVHMTEAGPQWFSQPSVSISQPFV from the coding sequence GTGCGGTTTTTTATTGTGGATGGCCTGCGCAAAGTAGCTCCGCAGTTCGAGTACGTCAGCGGCGACCCGGTGACGGTACCCTGCCGACTGATCAAATCGGCCACCGAACTGGCTTTGATGCAGAAAGCCACCGATATCACCGTGGCGGCCATGAAAATTGGGATTAGTAGTTTGAAGGAAGGGATGGCGCCGTCGGAATTTTCGGAAATTGTGGCCACCGCGCATCGGAAACTCGGGGCGGTGAATGATTTTGCGATGGCCAATTTCGCCGAAGCTTCGGCGTTTCCGCACGGCAGCACCCAGCCCCAAAAACTAAAAAAAGGCGATGTGGTCCTCATGGATTGCGGCTGCCTGGTACAAGGGTACGCCTCCGACATCAGCCGTACCATCGTGTTTGGTGCGGAACCTACTGCCCGACAGCTTGAGATCTGGAATCTGGAAAAAAAGGCGCAGTTGGCCGGGTTTGCCGCCGCACAGCTGGGCGCTCCCTGTGAAAGTGTCGATGCCGCCGCGCGCAAGGTACTGACTGATGCCGGCTTTGGACCGGGCTATAAATTGCCCGGTTTGCCCCACCGCACCGGCCACGGCATCGGGATGGAGGGCCACGAGTGGGGGTACATCGTGAAAGGCAATCAGCTACCCCTGCAACCCGGCATGTGCTTCAGCATCGAGCCGAACATTTCGATTGTGGGTGAGTTCGGCGTGCGCCACGAGGACTGTGTGCACATGACCGAAGCGGGCCCCCAATGGTTTTCGCAACCTTCGGTATCCATCAGTCAACCCTTTGTGTAA
- a CDS encoding aminopeptidase P family N-terminal domain-containing protein, protein MKRKDFLALSAIAAGTGTLAGLNACASTQKEQDANTVLDNLQPMTEGVQPITVAEREERIKKAQRLLKEAGMAALVLDSGTTMNYFTGIRWGRSERTMVAVIPAQGEVSYVCPGFEEGRMRELIKIGKQVYVWQEDENPSLQIIKAINEAGVPRERSGSRNRCGFLLWMACAK, encoded by the coding sequence ATGAAAAGAAAAGACTTCCTCGCGCTCTCGGCCATAGCCGCCGGAACAGGTACCCTGGCCGGATTGAATGCCTGCGCCTCCACCCAAAAAGAGCAGGACGCCAACACGGTGCTGGATAACCTCCAGCCCATGACCGAAGGCGTGCAGCCCATTACCGTGGCAGAGCGGGAAGAGCGAATCAAAAAAGCCCAGCGACTATTGAAAGAAGCCGGAATGGCCGCGTTGGTGCTGGACTCAGGTACCACCATGAATTACTTCACGGGCATTCGCTGGGGGCGCAGTGAACGTACCATGGTCGCCGTGATTCCGGCGCAGGGCGAGGTGAGCTATGTGTGTCCTGGCTTCGAAGAAGGTAGGATGCGGGAGCTGATCAAGATCGGAAAGCAAGTGTACGTGTGGCAGGAAGATGAAAATCCTTCATTACAAATCATAAAAGCGATCAATGAGGCGGGGGTACCTCGGGAAAGATCGGGATCGAGGAATCGGTGCGGTTTTTTATTGTGGATGGCCTGCGCAAAGTAG
- a CDS encoding PIG-L deacetylase family protein → MNNVFNTTVSRTLRTSHLAGPVLVLAPHADDESLGCGGLIAALREQKVPVYVWLVSDGTMSHPNSQAFPADRRCALRESEFRQACMQLGVTGKQLRFFRFPDTKVPLPGTDEFATAVGQFCRHLKKLNPKTIFTPWRRDPHCDHQATTALILKAIEESYWPGELYEYPIWLYELARPGDAPHPSEVEVFTFTLKEDWQWKKKSAIETHRSQLGQLIHDDPEAFSLQPEVLAHFTTPTEYYYRTL, encoded by the coding sequence ATGAATAACGTTTTTAACACCACCGTTAGCCGCACACTTCGGACTTCCCACCTGGCCGGACCGGTGTTGGTGCTGGCACCCCATGCCGATGATGAAAGCTTGGGCTGCGGTGGCCTTATCGCCGCTTTGCGCGAGCAGAAGGTACCTGTCTACGTGTGGCTGGTGAGCGATGGTACCATGTCGCACCCCAACTCACAGGCTTTTCCCGCCGACCGGCGGTGTGCCCTACGGGAGTCTGAATTCCGGCAGGCTTGCATGCAGCTGGGTGTGACCGGCAAGCAGTTACGTTTTTTCCGCTTTCCGGACACCAAGGTACCCCTACCTGGCACCGACGAGTTTGCGACCGCCGTCGGGCAGTTTTGCCGGCATTTAAAAAAACTGAATCCCAAAACCATTTTCACGCCTTGGCGGCGCGATCCGCACTGCGATCATCAGGCTACCACGGCCCTCATTCTGAAGGCCATTGAAGAATCCTACTGGCCCGGCGAGTTGTATGAGTATCCGATCTGGCTGTACGAACTGGCCCGACCCGGCGACGCCCCGCATCCGAGTGAAGTAGAAGTATTTACCTTCACGCTAAAGGAGGACTGGCAGTGGAAAAAGAAGTCCGCGATTGAAACGCACCGTTCGCAGCTGGGTCAGCTCATCCACGACGACCCCGAGGCTTTTTCCCTGCAACCGGAAGTGCTTGCCCATTTCACAACCCCTACTGAATATTACTACCGCACCCTATGA
- a CDS encoding glycosyltransferase, translated as MFQEPAPHTTLFIWHSPEPKTSNPEGRIVFAVPAKDEEDHIAACLNAFAQQVDAEGQPLNTSLFEVLLLVNNTTDDTIGRALAARRHPGIHIVSVNLPPHYAHIGWARRLAMEWCSQRLVQNGHPEGIIVSTDADSQLAPDFVSELTRTFAAPTVHAAGAMLLVKEEIEGTVFTNLRTYFSLEKQLRQRAQEEVAFDLVHTHFSGAGFAVRQHMYAAVGGLSPLPYNEDKYFYQKLLQRDACIKMNDRLIIYTSSRVAGRTEWGMAAQLMKWKKAEEDGEYVFVSSARAQWLCFQLQRALYAYWLVQNAENLDTVCRYLTEYTLPNPLLFLNKITRPAYFGQYWYCVWEHPKLVEARQASFLSIPLDEGIAQLDALLTTLENHFGTPALASLRA; from the coding sequence ATGTTTCAAGAACCTGCCCCGCACACCACACTTTTCATCTGGCATAGCCCTGAGCCGAAGACTTCCAACCCCGAAGGACGCATCGTGTTTGCTGTGCCGGCCAAGGATGAAGAAGACCACATCGCGGCCTGCCTGAATGCCTTTGCACAACAAGTCGATGCGGAAGGTCAACCCCTGAACACTTCGCTTTTTGAGGTACTCTTATTAGTAAATAACACGACGGACGATACCATAGGCCGCGCGCTGGCTGCGCGGCGGCATCCGGGTATCCACATCGTTTCGGTCAACCTACCCCCACACTATGCCCACATTGGCTGGGCCCGACGGCTGGCGATGGAATGGTGTAGTCAGCGGCTGGTGCAGAATGGCCATCCCGAGGGAATCATCGTATCCACCGATGCCGACAGTCAGCTGGCACCGGATTTCGTGAGTGAGCTCACGCGGACTTTTGCTGCCCCCACCGTTCACGCGGCGGGGGCAATGTTACTGGTTAAGGAAGAAATCGAGGGCACTGTTTTTACCAATCTGCGTACCTATTTTTCGCTGGAAAAGCAACTCCGGCAACGGGCGCAGGAGGAGGTCGCTTTTGATCTGGTGCATACGCACTTTTCAGGAGCGGGATTCGCGGTACGTCAGCACATGTACGCTGCGGTAGGAGGCTTGTCGCCTTTGCCCTACAACGAAGACAAGTACTTTTACCAAAAACTCCTCCAGCGCGATGCCTGCATCAAGATGAACGACCGCCTGATTATATATACATCTAGCCGCGTAGCGGGGCGCACCGAATGGGGTATGGCGGCGCAGTTGATGAAATGGAAGAAAGCCGAGGAAGATGGCGAGTATGTGTTTGTTTCGTCAGCCCGCGCCCAGTGGCTTTGCTTTCAATTGCAAAGAGCCCTGTATGCGTATTGGCTGGTTCAAAATGCCGAGAATCTGGATACAGTGTGCCGGTATCTGACAGAGTACACGCTGCCCAATCCACTGCTATTCCTAAACAAAATCACCAGACCTGCCTACTTCGGACAGTATTGGTATTGTGTGTGGGAACACCCCAAGTTAGTCGAAGCCCGACAAGCTTCGTTCCTAAGCATACCTCTGGACGAGGGAATCGCGCAGTTGGATGCTTTGCTTACTACCCTGGAAAATCACTTTGGGACACCCGCGCTGGCTTCGCTTCGGGCCTAA
- a CDS encoding Gfo/Idh/MocA family protein codes for MENQNQFSRRKFIKNSAGVAVALSLPTIIPASAFGSNDRVRVAVLGVNGRGQSHISGFSNLSNVELATLCDPDNVVLQKRAQEYEKKSGKKVGTEQDLRKVFDDKSIDVVSIAMPNHWHALATIWACQAGKDVYVEKPGSHNFNEGQKIIEAAKKYKRIVQHGVQLRSSEAMKEAVKHLRDGLIGDVYMARGLVFKWRPSVGDKGTEPVPEGLNYDLWTGPAEMKPFSRNYVHYNWHWHWNYGNGDIGNQGIHETDLCMWGLGVDTFPEKITSGGGKFLWDDCQETPEVLSSTYIYPKEKKIIEFEVRPWMTNEEGGTGIGNIFYGSEGYMVVKGYDFYETFLGRDRKPGPTRKAGGDHFKNFIDAVVARDTSIQNGPVETVHLSSGLAHLGNIAYRTGRALTFDPKAEKFVNDKEANALLSRKYRAPFTMPESV; via the coding sequence ATGGAAAACCAAAACCAATTTTCCCGACGGAAGTTTATCAAAAACTCAGCCGGCGTGGCGGTGGCCCTGTCGCTTCCTACCATTATTCCCGCCAGTGCCTTCGGGTCGAACGACCGGGTGCGCGTAGCCGTGCTGGGTGTGAATGGACGGGGCCAAAGCCACATCTCCGGTTTCTCGAACCTGAGCAATGTCGAACTGGCTACCCTATGTGATCCCGACAATGTGGTGTTGCAGAAACGCGCCCAGGAGTACGAAAAGAAATCGGGTAAAAAGGTAGGTACCGAGCAGGATCTGCGGAAAGTATTCGATGATAAATCCATCGATGTCGTCAGCATTGCCATGCCCAACCACTGGCACGCACTGGCGACGATCTGGGCCTGCCAGGCGGGTAAGGATGTATACGTAGAGAAGCCGGGCTCGCATAACTTCAACGAAGGGCAAAAAATCATCGAAGCCGCCAAAAAGTACAAGCGCATCGTGCAGCATGGCGTGCAGCTCCGCAGCTCGGAAGCCATGAAAGAAGCCGTGAAGCACCTGCGCGACGGTCTGATCGGTGACGTGTACATGGCGCGTGGACTGGTGTTCAAGTGGCGGCCCAGCGTGGGCGACAAGGGTACCGAACCCGTACCCGAAGGCCTGAACTATGACTTGTGGACGGGCCCCGCCGAAATGAAGCCTTTCTCGCGCAACTATGTGCACTACAACTGGCACTGGCACTGGAACTACGGCAACGGCGATATTGGTAACCAGGGTATTCACGAAACCGACCTGTGCATGTGGGGGCTGGGCGTGGATACATTCCCCGAAAAAATCACATCCGGTGGCGGCAAGTTTCTCTGGGACGACTGCCAGGAAACGCCCGAGGTACTTTCGTCGACCTATATTTATCCCAAAGAGAAAAAAATTATCGAGTTCGAGGTACGTCCCTGGATGACCAACGAAGAAGGCGGTACGGGCATCGGCAATATCTTCTACGGCAGCGAGGGGTACATGGTGGTAAAAGGGTACGACTTTTACGAAACCTTCCTGGGTCGCGACCGCAAGCCCGGCCCAACGCGGAAGGCGGGCGGCGATCACTTCAAGAACTTTATCGACGCCGTGGTAGCCCGCGATACCTCCATCCAGAATGGCCCCGTTGAAACGGTGCATCTATCCTCAGGATTGGCCCACCTGGGAAACATCGCCTACCGCACCGGCCGCGCACTGACGTTCGATCCGAAGGCGGAGAAATTTGTCAACGACAAAGAGGCTAATGCCCTGCTAAGCCGCAAGTACCGCGCACCATTCACTATGCCGGAAAGCGTGTAG
- a CDS encoding acyl-CoA dehydrogenase family protein, protein MITTSTGLAEVEELIPQFSNFVVGPADPEFPTTDFAIIRREGLLALPLQAAFDPLQAADFGEARVAFHRQLRLLKTIGRGSLPAGRIYEGHINALHLIELYGTAAQQTYWAACAKERQHLFGIWNTEFQDGVSIHRISDDEYELAGSKTFCSGAGEVDHMIITGHRMHGTENQGWQMVVVPLERMSQKRIDPSFWHPMGMEASASYKVDFTGIRLQASDLLGGPDDYHLQPAFSGGAVRFAAVHLGGAEALLEHTRRQLRQRDRLDQPYQLHRLGRMAIAVEGGNQWLAGAAGHALYAYNSAEQVIEYANMVRTAISGICQEVMQLTLASIGVQSCMKPNPVEQIIRDLQTYLCQPNPDGALASVGRYVGVADQSVADLWNKETNHE, encoded by the coding sequence ATGATCACAACGTCTACAGGCCTGGCAGAAGTGGAGGAATTGATTCCACAATTTTCCAATTTCGTAGTTGGCCCTGCCGATCCTGAATTCCCCACTACGGACTTCGCCATCATTCGGCGCGAGGGACTACTGGCCCTACCCTTACAGGCGGCGTTCGATCCCTTGCAGGCGGCCGACTTCGGGGAAGCACGGGTAGCCTTCCACCGACAGCTGCGCCTGCTCAAAACCATCGGGCGGGGTAGCCTGCCCGCCGGGCGTATCTACGAAGGGCACATCAATGCCTTGCATCTTATTGAACTGTACGGTACAGCGGCTCAGCAAACCTATTGGGCAGCGTGCGCAAAGGAACGTCAGCACTTGTTCGGCATCTGGAACACCGAGTTTCAGGATGGCGTATCGATTCATCGTATTTCCGACGACGAATACGAGTTGGCGGGCAGCAAAACGTTCTGCTCGGGCGCGGGCGAGGTAGATCACATGATCATTACGGGTCATCGGATGCACGGTACCGAAAACCAGGGCTGGCAAATGGTGGTGGTACCTTTGGAAAGAATGAGCCAAAAACGCATCGACCCCAGTTTCTGGCACCCGATGGGCATGGAAGCTTCGGCCAGTTATAAAGTAGATTTTACGGGCATCCGACTGCAAGCATCCGACCTGCTGGGCGGGCCCGACGACTACCACCTTCAGCCCGCCTTCAGCGGAGGCGCCGTGCGTTTTGCGGCGGTACATCTGGGCGGAGCCGAAGCCCTGCTTGAGCACACCCGCCGTCAGCTCCGGCAGCGCGACCGGCTCGATCAGCCTTATCAATTGCACAGGCTGGGTCGAATGGCGATTGCGGTAGAAGGAGGCAACCAGTGGCTGGCGGGTGCGGCGGGCCACGCGCTGTATGCCTACAATTCAGCCGAGCAGGTCATCGAGTACGCCAATATGGTCAGGACGGCCATTAGCGGAATCTGCCAGGAAGTAATGCAGCTTACACTGGCCTCCATCGGCGTGCAGAGTTGCATGAAACCCAATCCGGTGGAGCAGATCATCCGCGACCTGCAGACCTACCTCTGCCAGCCCAATCCGGATGGAGCGCTGGCTTCGGTGGGTAGGTACGTGGGAGTAGCCGATCAATCCGTGGCTGATTTGTGGAATAAAGAAACCAACCATGAATAA